AGTAATCTTAAAGCACTGGTAAAATGGTCACAATGGGACACACTGAGAGCACTGAACCATCAAAACAGACCACGCAGCCAAATTACATTATCTGAAAAGTACCGACAGACCTTTTTACACttgcttcccttccccctcccccccccccaaccacaAGCAAAATGTCATCAGGCTAATATTGACCAAGCATAAACTGCAAACGTGCAAAAGATTGGACATGATTTAAACCATCAGCAGCGCAATCAGGCACCACATTTTACAAGTAACATCAGGCTCCCCTGACATCCATCCCAAAAGGAAACCTTCAAACACTACAGGCTTAAAATGGTGAGCACAAAATTCTCACACCATTGTTACAATTTGTTTAGTATGATAACACTGAGTGTTTAACTTGGATTGTAAAATTACATTCCATCTAATTGCCATTCATTTCTATTCATTGTTGAAATTTAAATACTTCATCACTAGTGGCAAACAAGCAAGATGAATATTTGCAATACAAATTTACGTCCTAATTTAATACACCACAGAAAAAGTGCTTATCTGCAGAATCTACTAATAAGCTGTAATAAATCATTAACTGTCAATATGAATATTCTTTCTTTGCCCAAGGCAATGCTAACATGCACTAAAACAACTGCAACTGAAAAGAGTTCACATACCTAAGGATGCAGCACACAACAGTCATCGGTTTCAGATCACTTAAGACATTTAGACGATAAAGTCACTTTCcagaacttttaaaacaaacaaaaggaatcTACCCTCAGGCAAGACCCTGGGAGAAGCATGCCTAGCTAGTGGTGCCACTTTCGTATCCAACATCTAAAAACCTGCACATCAAACCTCATCCCGAGTACTGTTTTGTGCAAAAGATTAATGCAGTTTGCAAGTAAACTCAGGCACATTCTGCAAGGCCTAATAcgcaactgctgctgctgtttatcAGAATGCCAACAGGCTGCCTTTTGAACTCTTCCCTCTAATTAAAGTTTGCCCACACAGCtaatcaaaatatgaaaatccAGGACTTGTAAATAGGAAGTCGAATACTTCAATCTGCAGAGCTGTAATTATAGAGCAGAACTGAAAGTGCAAGGAACCAAAACACCAGCAGAGCACAGaccacaaataaaaattcaagATGCATTCACAGTTTATATATTTGGCTTTGATAATGCATCAGTGACTGCACAGCCAAGTGCCAAAAATGAAGTAGAACTATTATAAACCATACCTTCAAGCTGCAGTTACTTGTAACAGCACACTTGCAGAAGACAGGGTTGATGGCTTTGAGAGAGACCTTTTGCTACATTTAGGTTTTCTTATGTACTGCCAATGGTTAGTACCTGTTCATAAGCTTtctgtgaaattaaattttaagcaTTTGGGCAAAAGCGGTAATGATCTAACCCTAACGTGagagaaaatggtattttaagtATACTATTTGATGGTGGGTTTAATATATATTgacagttgtttgtttttaaacgATGCATCCCAGCccatagtattttttttataggtGCAATTGCTATTGCTGTATTTCAAGTACTTAATACCCACTGTATATTTTGAGATGTTTTACACCTGAATATCAAAGAAAATGTGACAAAGTTATTCAGTTTTTTTCAGTCAATAGTTTTATGAAGCTAAGTAGTaatgtgagtccttcccctACCCATACAATGCCTTTTTAAAGGGCAAACAGAGACTGAAGATTTTCCAGGAAACTCCCACTTcgaaaaatcaaagaaatatgTAAGTGAGAAATGactcataaatattttattattctagTTCCATCCCTCtgtaaaacttatttttatgcACAATGTGAGCATGCagtcaaaaacaaaaaaaaggtttcagCCATTATAACTGCCTTTTCTGGGACACTTCCTAGTGCATCGCAGAAAGACAGCacctgaaaacagttttcagtttaCACAAATATTTACATAACTTAAGATTCTCCCTTTTGCCTACTGTGATATGAAAGTAGGTGCACAACAAAACACTACctcaattaaaaattaaacacaggTTAGTAGTGCAGTGCAGATTTGCTGAAGTACTTGCATCTAATGACTGCAGTTTTAGAAGTGGAACAATTAAGTGTGACAAAATTCATCTGATTCTAGCCGCTACTCCACATTCGTGAAATTCTggttttgacttttttcctaaactgtGTATACATGCAATGGAACGATAATTAATCAAATACTCCCACCTTTGCCCTCCAAACTGGTACCAAACAATTAATTTTCCAGAGATCTAGGGTACCCTTTGAAATGACATTTATGTTTGCTTATGCAGAGATATTTTTCCCAAACAGCTGCATGTTCATTTAAAACTCACTGCACACTGCAGAGGAACTAAAAATGTTTAGTTTTGAGGGgaggcttttattttctaagcatGCAAAAGCAGGTGCAAGTGGTCAGATAAACATAAGTCTTCTGTATTTGgggttcattttcttttacataagGATAAGGTCTGAGTTAAAGCAGCACAAAAAGAGTAGTGTGGAATTTCAGGTTAATTCTCCTGCTACATGCTTTAGACACATATGTTTAACAGCTGTagactggaaaataatttttataaggATAGCTCAGTCTCTGGTAAGTGGCAGCAGTCCcaaccagttaaaaaaaaaaaaaaatagtatcagaAATACTTTCAGTGAACTTTCAAAACAGATTCACAAATGCTGTGCACAACGGCAGGGAACAGCTTAATAGAGCACTAGGCAGGTATTTtgctatttcagaaaaagaattaaagagcAGCGTTGCCTTTTTGGATGCGTTTGTCACAAGCGACAGCTCCAATCCCCGCTTACTCGCTCCCCCTAGCGGAGGTCAGCGGCACAGGCCGGTCCGCCCCGGCGCAGCGCTCCGTCCCCCGGCTCCCCGGCGCTGGGGGCGAGGCGCTCCCTGCACGCACCTTACTTTGTGTATATATGAACTGACATACAGTAATTAAAACAAGCCTCGGTTCTACGTCTCTCCCCACCcttttgaaatacaattttttccCTTACATGAACCAGGCGGCCTGAATGTTAAGTCACACACGTACAATTTAATAATCCGTTATTCAGTGGCGTTCTCATCTTAAATTACTTCCTTACAGTGTAAAATCCTGTAATTTCCCACAACACGTCACTtagtttttaaatgcagaaattaatCCAAATATTGGTTTTAGAAGATAGCAGAGCAATTAATAAATTACACATTTATCCTAGAAATAGCAATTTTTTATGGACTCTTGTTCAACTGTCATCCTTTCTCCTACACAAAACCCTAGGGCCCAGAAATAAATTAGACCAAATTGAATATCACAAACGAATTGCTACTGTGCAGTGAAAGGTTCATTTACAAGATGATTTGATCAGCTTTTAATATGCAGCATCATGAAGCTGCCATATTGACTCTGCTcttgaatatgaaaaaaaatttaagagaaaatgaagcacagaCTGCTTTGGCACTTTTTCCTACAGTTACAGCTGCTGGTAACAATACTTGAAATTTCTGTATGATATCAGAAGTATGGTAGTTACACATTTATAGagaaaaaacctccaaaatcACGTTCATCAGCTAGTTTGCCAGAAACTTAGTGCTGTGCAATTTTACTTCCAGTTAACAGGAACACTCACCCAGGATCGCTGCATGCCAAAAATCAATAGCTTAATTTTAATCCAGCTGTTTATGAGCCTGGCACAACAGCGGAGTGTTCcattcaatattttctttcaatgtgGAGTAGAAGGTTTAAAGGTGCCTGAAAGGTGACGGAAAATGTTATCCCGTGTTACCATCCAAGAGCTGTGCAGTGAGGTTACTGGAccctgaaaattaattttgacaGGTGCATCTTCTCATTGACTTTCTGAACGCAGTTGGGGCCGGTGGAAACACGCCAGGCAGTGTACTGTGACTAACACAACTCTGCCATAATCAACCTTGCACCGTCTGTCCCACCACCAATACATGACCATTTTACAAAAAGGGTTTTTAAACTGTGAGCCGTACTAGCCTCTGCATGTCAAATCAATTTTAATTAATGCCAATAAACCTTCCATCTGGTATCAAGGCCTTTTCAGTCAAGTCCTTCTCAAACACTGCACAAGGATTTCACAGTCAGGATACATGAAGCTATTTACATCTACTTCACACTTCTGCTAACGagattgatttttaattatctttttgtCTCTGGTACCCAAGATGGTTGTCAAAACTTTTTACCACAAAACCAAGCATTTGTATAAGCTAGTAAGTCAAGTAAACTTTAATTATTAAATGAGGTCGGCTTCTGGCATAAACCAAACCTCCTTTTTATTCATATAGGCTGGTTTGCAAAAGAAATCCAACTCAGCTTTATCTTTATACTAGTTTCTCATTGTAACCTTTTACGTTATGAGGGTATAAAATTACAAagatttctgattttccttttctaaatctTTGCAGACAACTACTCaacatgaacaaaagaaaatgaataccAAAGAATAGCAGCGAATTCAAAACACGATCAGAAAAGCACTGTCTCACATCCCACCATTGGATTCTTACAACATGCTTCAGTGGAGAAGACGACACTGCTGCTTCGCAAAGATGACCTGGAATACCAAAAGGTCTCTGTTCCGCACCCATCTCATTGGCCTGATCtcacttgtctttcttttcgctatgtttctgttctttaatcATCATGActggctgccaggcagggctggataCAAAGAAAATCCCATGGCTTACACTATACGAGGATTTAGATCTACAAAAAGCGAGGCAAACCACAGCTCTCTGAGGAGCGTGTGGAAAGACGCCGTACCTCAGACGCTCAGGCCCCAGACAGTCACCAACTCCAACAACACCGACCTGTCACCACAAGGAGTAACTGGTTTGGAGAACACCCTCAGTGCCAACGGAAGCATTTACAACGAAAAAGGCACCGGGCACCCCACATCGTATCATTTCAAATACATCCTCAACGAGCCTGAGAAGTGCCAGGAGAAGAGCCCTTTTCTAATACTGCTCATCGCTGCAGAGCCAGGCCAGGTGGAAGCCAGACAAGCTATCCGACAGACTTGGGGTAACGAAAGCCTGACGCCTGGCATCCGAATTGTTCGTATTTTTTTGCTGGGATTAAGCATCAAGATAAATGGATACCTCCAGCGGACCATAGTAGAGGAAAGCAGACAGTACCATGACATCATTCAACAAGAATACTTGGACACCTACTATAATTTAACCATTAAAACTCTGATGGGAATGAACTGGGTTGCATCTTACTGTCCACATGTTCCATATGTCATGAAAACTGACAGCGATATGTTTGTCAATACTGAGTATTTAATACACAAGCTTCTGAAACCAGACCTTCCTCCAAGGCACAAGTATTTTACAGGTTATCTAATGAGAGGTTATGCACCTAATAGGAACAAGGATAGTAAGTGGTATATGCCACCTGATTTGTATCCAAGTGAACGTTACCCTGTATTCTGCTCTGGAACTGGTTACGTTTTTTCCGGAGatttagcagaaaaaatatttaaagtctCCTTAAGCATCAGACGGTTACACTTAGAAGATGTGTATGTGGGGATCTGTCTTGCCAAGCTGCGAATTGACCCTATGCCTCCACCCAATGAGTTTGTCTTCAATCACTGGCGAGTTTCTTACTCCAGCTGTAAATATAGCCACCTAATTACCTCCCATCAGTTCCAACCTAGTGAACTGATCAAATACTGGAACCACTTACAACAAAATAAGCACAATGCCTGTGCcaatgcagcaaaagaaaaagcaggcagGTATCGCCATCGTAAACTGCACTAGAAGGACAACGCTCCCTCTGTCAAACGTACTCCATGTGCAATTTGTAAATACCGCTGAACGCATGTACAGTGAAAATGGATGAGCTTAATGGGACAGCCTTCAGTTGATCCCCATCACAACATAGTGGagtctgaaaattatttttttaagttaaaaaaaaaaaagtatagctCTTGATAACACTAATATTATGAAACTATAAACAAAAGGTTTTCCCAGCAAatttgagtaaaaaaaaaccatggtATATAAGGACTTTTGTGTCAATGTGCAATAATAAGCATGCACACTTTGGTGGTACAATTGCTGATTTATGTGCCAATAAAATATAATGAGCATATTTTCtacactaatttttttttaaaaaaaaagcattcataGCTCTAGTTCTCAATGAAAAGTCATTACATTGACATCTAGAAttgctataaaataaaaaatttaaaatgaaggaaatgcaCAAAGGGCAGATCAGTTTTACCTTCTAATACCACATTAAAATTATATGTTTCTTCAATGTACAATACATTTAGCTGTGTCACATTTGCAATTTAGTAAGACACTACCGAGAACTCAAGCACTAAGAAAGTACTCCCTTTGAAGTGGGTCCAGTGTTGGGAAGGTTGCTTATTGTGGTTAGGAAGGAGGGATACACAAAAACAAAGTTCAAAATACTGCCCTTTTGTACATCAGCTTCAGGAATCCAAGCAGTATTCCAGATTCAACCAGATTCTCCTCAGAGTTACTAAAAGTTACTTAATTCTCTAGAAGTCACAGGGCAAGCTCCTAAAACCTGGTGCCAAGTAATACTTACCTTGGCAACTTCATGCAAATTCATCTAATCTGCTATTAATTTCCTTCTGTAAATTCAAGGTAACTCAAAGGCtaatcagaaatgcaaaatagaaCTGCATGTCTTTCACCATAGCCTAAAAAATGCTCCATTTTgtggaaagagggagaaagccaaccaaatctTTGTTGATTTTGCTCTTTCCTgcctgccaaaaaaaataaaataaaataaataaaaaaaaaggatcagtCAAGTGAAAACAGGTctgctagaaaaaaatcaagccacACACCTTACTTTATAGGTGGGGAAGACTAGGCCATAATAAGACTGGGAGTTTCAGATAGCAATATGGGCAAGAACAAAATctaaggtattttaaaaattgaagcCACAACATGTACCgctgaaaataaattgtgagAAGTAGATTTAATGTATTTACAGGTTTCCAGTTTTCTAACAAACAGAACTTTTAAACCTTATTTTCCAGCAGAGTTACAACAGAGTTGTATCAGATTCAGGTTATTCCTATTTGTCACAGTGCCAGGGTAAGCAATACCCACCTCTGATTCAGCAGCAAATGATGGTACTGTGATTAGCTTTCTGTTTGACTGGGACTTTTTAATtggattaaaaaacaaatatttgatgtacttttattatttaataaaattgaTTATATTTATGGTCTTCAGACTTCACTTTTTATGGGAAAGCTGCTCAGGAATAAAGCAATTTCTAGCTTTAGCATTACTTTACTTTTCTAGTGTTCCCTAGTTCTTAAAGCCTAGTTTTCACACCACTCACAATACAGAGATCACagcaaggggttttttttctttgtaatgaaAAGACAAATCACATTGCTGAGCACTCTCAGGAGCCCTAAGGCTGTCCGTATGCAGGAACTTTCACATATAAACAG
Above is a window of Falco biarmicus isolate bFalBia1 chromosome 11, bFalBia1.pri, whole genome shotgun sequence DNA encoding:
- the B3GALT2 gene encoding beta-1,3-galactosyltransferase 2: MLQWRRRHCCFAKMTWNTKRSLFRTHLIGLISLVFLFAMFLFFNHHDWLPGRAGYKENPMAYTIRGFRSTKSEANHSSLRSVWKDAVPQTLRPQTVTNSNNTDLSPQGVTGLENTLSANGSIYNEKGTGHPTSYHFKYILNEPEKCQEKSPFLILLIAAEPGQVEARQAIRQTWGNESLTPGIRIVRIFLLGLSIKINGYLQRTIVEESRQYHDIIQQEYLDTYYNLTIKTLMGMNWVASYCPHVPYVMKTDSDMFVNTEYLIHKLLKPDLPPRHKYFTGYLMRGYAPNRNKDSKWYMPPDLYPSERYPVFCSGTGYVFSGDLAEKIFKVSLSIRRLHLEDVYVGICLAKLRIDPMPPPNEFVFNHWRVSYSSCKYSHLITSHQFQPSELIKYWNHLQQNKHNACANAAKEKAGRYRHRKLH